A genomic region of Exiguobacterium oxidotolerans JCM 12280 contains the following coding sequences:
- the ftsY gene encoding signal recognition particle-docking protein FtsY yields the protein MSFFKKLKDRLTTSTQEVTTKFTEGLSKTRDGLASAVNDLVYRFREVDEEFFEELEEVLIQADVGVTTTMDLVEKLKVEVKRKNVKDTKEVRDVLVEVVANMLIEEEETELDLNHELNVILFVGVNGVGKTTTIGKLANRLKNEGKTVMLAAGDTFRAGAIDQLQVWGERSGVPVIRQGEGSDPAAVVFDAVQAAKARKVDVLICDTAGRLQNKVNLMNELEKVKRVIEREIPGAPHEVLLALDATTGQNAMVQAKAFKQATNVSGIVLTKLDGTAKGGIVLAIKNELDLPVKFVGLGEKIDDLQPFNAEQFVHGLFGDVFEEKQTTEEAPEEE from the coding sequence ATGAGTTTTTTTAAAAAGTTAAAAGATCGGTTGACGACGTCGACACAGGAAGTCACGACTAAATTTACGGAAGGGTTGTCGAAGACGCGGGACGGGCTTGCGAGTGCCGTCAATGATCTCGTTTATCGTTTCCGGGAAGTCGATGAAGAATTTTTCGAAGAGTTAGAAGAAGTGTTGATTCAAGCTGACGTCGGTGTGACGACGACGATGGATTTGGTCGAAAAACTAAAAGTCGAAGTCAAACGAAAAAACGTTAAGGACACAAAAGAAGTCCGTGATGTACTCGTTGAAGTCGTCGCCAATATGTTGATTGAAGAAGAAGAAACGGAACTTGATTTAAATCATGAGTTAAATGTCATTCTGTTCGTTGGTGTCAATGGCGTCGGAAAAACGACGACGATCGGGAAGCTTGCGAATCGCCTGAAAAATGAAGGGAAAACGGTCATGCTCGCAGCAGGGGATACATTCCGAGCAGGAGCCATCGATCAGTTGCAAGTCTGGGGCGAGCGCTCCGGCGTACCGGTCATCCGTCAAGGAGAAGGATCAGATCCTGCTGCCGTCGTCTTCGATGCTGTCCAGGCGGCAAAAGCGCGGAAAGTCGATGTCTTGATTTGTGATACGGCAGGACGTCTCCAAAACAAAGTCAATTTGATGAATGAACTCGAGAAAGTCAAACGTGTCATCGAACGTGAAATTCCAGGGGCACCACACGAAGTCCTGCTGGCGCTCGACGCGACGACCGGACAAAATGCGATGGTGCAAGCCAAAGCGTTCAAACAAGCGACGAATGTCAGCGGCATCGTCTTGACGAAGCTCGACGGGACAGCAAAAGGTGGTATCGTTCTCGCAATCAAAAACGAACTGGACCTACCCGTGAAGTTCGTTGGATTAGGTGAAAAAATTGACGATCTCCAACCGTTTAATGCCGAGCAATTCGTCCATGGTCTCTTCGGTGA